One genomic segment of Panicum virgatum strain AP13 chromosome 2N, P.virgatum_v5, whole genome shotgun sequence includes these proteins:
- the LOC120659908 gene encoding non-lysosomal glucosylceramidase-like isoform X3 — MPSGNLLSRRRRSWRANELVSRSTLQLLDFDDGSPPEHAWRRKLSSHANRLKEFNVTFREAIRMMKLGLRLWSYIREEASHGRKAPIDPFTRESNRPSASQGVPLGGMGSGSISRGFRGEFKNWQITPGYCEMSPVMANQFSIFVTRGGNKKYASVLAPGQLDGLKKSSDDGISSWDWKLKGDRSTYHALFPRAWTVYDGEPDPELKVSCRQISPFIPHNYEESSLPTSIFVYTLVNTGKERAKVSLLMTWANSIGGLSHHTGGHVNEPFIGENGVSGVLLHHKTANNNPPVTFAIAACENQNVNVTVLPVFGLSGESSVTARGMWGTMIQDGSFDRDNFNAGASMPSSLGDTVCAAVSASTWVEPHGRCTIVFALAWSAPKVKFKKGSTYYRRYTKFYGTSPRSAVNLVQDALMKYKHWEEEIDKWQTPILRDERLPEWYKITLFNELYFLVAGGTIWIDSESLVVDADTKSNSSPLEDSDSPLNDSTSNSTVPLIGFDPHEIDDKENVGKFLYLEGIEYFMWCTYDVHFYASFALLDLFPKIELSIQRDFARAVLREDNSRVRFLADGAWGIRKVIGAVAHDLGAHNPWHELNAYNIHDTSRWKDLNPKFVLQIYRDFAATGDMSFGKDVWPAVCTAMEYMEQFDHDGDGMIENDGFPDQTYDAWTVRGVSAYCGCLWLAALQAAAALARSLGHDDYAERCMTRFAKAKSVFEAKLWNGSYFNYDSGTSYNSRSIQADQLAGQWYTASSGLPPLFEEDRIKCTLQKIFDYNVMRVKGGRMGAVNGMHPNGKVDETCMQSREIWTGVTYSLAATMLLHGMEHQAFTTAEGIYIAGWSEEGYGYWFQTPEAWTVDGHYRSLIYMRPLAIWAMKQALSPPMWILEAPKVNTMDRAHISPGTFQFLQDRVRKMTPKNGCFGNTVFNWDC, encoded by the exons ATGCCGAGCGGGAACTTGCTTTCCCGCAGGAGGCGTTCGTGGCGTGCCAATGAGCTCGTGAGCAGGAGCACCCTGCAACTG CTGGACTTCGACGATGGCTCACCACCAGAGCATGCATGGAGGAGGAAACTAAGTAGTCATGCTAATAGATTGAAAGAGTTCAATGTTACATTCAGAGAAGCAATTAGAATG ATGAAACTTGGTCTCCGACTTTGGTCATATATTCGGGAGGAAGCTTCTCATGGAAGG AAAGCACCAATTGATCCCTTCACTAGAGAGAGCAACAGACCCTCAGCCTCACAAGGAGTACCTCTTGGTGGGATGGG GAGTGGTAGCATTTCTAGAGGCTTTAGGGGAGAATTCAAGAATTGGCAGATAACTCCTGGTTATTGTGAAATGTCTCCTGTGATGGCCAATCAATTTTCG ATCTTTGTCACTAGGGGAGGAAACAAGAAATATGCTTCAGTTTTGGCCCCTGGCCAACTTGATGGTTTGAA GAAATCTAGCGATGATGGTATATCGTCCTGGGATTGGAAATTAAAGGGCGATCGTTCGACATACCATGCTTTGTTTCCTCGGGCATGGACTGTTTATGATG GCGAACCAGATCCAGAGCTGAAAGTATCTTGCCGTCAAATATCGCCATTTATTCCACACAACTACGAAGAGAGCAGTCTTCCTACCTCTATTTTTGTATACACT CTAGTGAATACCGGAAAGGAAAGGGCAAAAGTTAGCCTATTGATGACTTGGGCG AATTCCATTGGAGGACTTTCACATCATACTGGTGGCCATGTAAATGAGCCATTCAT AGGAGAAAATGGAGTTTCTGGCGTTCTTCTACATCACAA GACAGCCAATAATAATCCTCCTGTAACATTTGCAATTGCGGCATGTGAAAACCAAAATGTAAATGTCACAGTATTGCCTGTTTTTGGGCTTTCTGGAGAAAGTTCTGTTACTGCCAGGGGAATGTGGGGCACAATGATCCAG GATGGTTCCTTTGACCGAGATAATTTCAATGCTGGTGCCAGCATGCCTTCTTCACTGGGTGATACAGTTTGTGCAGCAGTTTCTGCTTCCACCTGGGTTGAACCACATGGAAGATGTACAATTGTATTTGCGTTGGCTTGGTCTGCTCCTAAGGTTAAGTTTAAAAAGGGAAGTACATACTACAG GAGATATACAAAGTTCTATGGAACTTCGCCAAGATCAGCTGTAAATTTGGTACAAGATGCTTTGATGA AGTATAAACATTGGGAAGAGGAGATCGATAAGTGGCAGACCCCAATTCTCCGTGATGAGAGGCTTCCAGAGTG GTACAAGATTACTCTCTTTAATGAACTGTACTTCCTAGTTGCTGGAGGAACCATTTGGATTG ATAGCGAATCCTTGGTGGTTGATGCTGATACCAAGTCGAATTCAAGTCCCCTTGAGGATAGTGATTCGCCACTTAATGACAGCACGAGCAATTCTACAGTTCCCCTAATCGGTTTTGACCCACATGAGATTGATGACAAAGAAAACGTTGGGAAGTTTTTGTACCTGGAAGGAATAGAGTACTTCATGTGGTGCACTTATGATGTACACTTCTATGCCTCTTTTGCTCTTTTGGATCTGTTTCCTAAGATTGAATTAAGCATTCAACGTGATTTTGCTAGAGCTGTTCTGCGGGAAGATAACAGTAGAGTCAGATTTCTTGCTGATGGTGCCTGGGGTATTCGTAAAGTAATTGGTGCTGTCGCCCATGACCTTGGAGCACATAATCCGTGGCATGAATTGAATGCTTACAACATCCACGACACAAGTAGATGGAAAGATCTTAATCCCAAGTTTGTGCTTCAGATTTACAGGGATTTTGCTGCAACAGGTGATATGTCATTTGGCAAGGATGTCTGGCCAGCAGTTTGTACTGCTATGGAATATATGGAACAATTTGATCATGATGGTGATGGTATGATTGAAAATGATGGATTTCCCGATCAAACTTATGATGCTTGGACTGTTCGGGGAGTAAGTGCATATTGTGGTTGCCTTTGGCTTGCTGCCCTTCAAGCTGCAGCGGCACTGGCCCGCAGCCTTGGACATGATGACTATGCTGAGAGGTGTATGACAAGATTTGCAAAAGCTAAATCCGTATTTGAAGCCAAGTTATGGAATGGTTCATACTTCAATTATGACAGTGGAACAAGTTACAATAGCCGTTCCATCCAGGCAGATCAGCTGGCTGGACAATGGTATACTGCTTCGTCAGGGTTGCCTCCTCTATTTGAAGAGGATAGGATAAAATGCACGCTTCAGAAAATATTTGACTATAATGTGATGAGGGTGAAAGGAGGACGTATGGGAGCTGTGAACGGTATGCATCCGAATGGGAAGGTAGATGAAACCTGTATGCAGTCAAGGGAAATATGGACAGGAGTGACATATAGTTTAGCTGCAACGATGCTGCTCCATGGAATGGAGCATCAGGCCTTTACTACTGCAGAAGGCATTTATATTGCAGGATGGTCTGAAGAGGGCTATGG GTACTGGTTCCAAACTCCAGAAGCATGGACGGTTGATGGCCACTACAGATCACTGATATATATGCGCCCCCTTGCAATCTGGGCAATGAAGCAGGCCTTGTCCCCTCCAATGTGGATACTCGAGGCGCCGAAGGTAAATACAATGGACAGGGCTCACATTTCTCCGGGCACATTCCAGTTCCTCCAGGATAGGGTCAGGAAGATGACGCCCAAGAATGGTTGTTTTGGAAACACTGTATTTAACTGGGATTGTTGA
- the LOC120659908 gene encoding non-lysosomal glucosylceramidase-like isoform X1, producing the protein MPSGNLLSRRRRSWRANELVSRSTLQLLDFDDGSPPEHAWRRKLSSHANRLKEFNVTFREAIRMMKLGLRLWSYIREEASHGRLDNLPIGRKHQLIPSLERATDPQPHKEYLLVGWGVCDIGLQPAFLSFCFQEHLLCTLNPFLCRSGSISRGFRGEFKNWQITPGYCEMSPVMANQFSIFVTRGGNKKYASVLAPGQLDGLKKSSDDGISSWDWKLKGDRSTYHALFPRAWTVYDGEPDPELKVSCRQISPFIPHNYEESSLPTSIFVYTLVNTGKERAKVSLLMTWANSIGGLSHHTGGHVNEPFIGENGVSGVLLHHKTANNNPPVTFAIAACENQNVNVTVLPVFGLSGESSVTARGMWGTMIQDGSFDRDNFNAGASMPSSLGDTVCAAVSASTWVEPHGRCTIVFALAWSAPKVKFKKGSTYYRRYTKFYGTSPRSAVNLVQDALMKYKHWEEEIDKWQTPILRDERLPEWYKITLFNELYFLVAGGTIWIDSESLVVDADTKSNSSPLEDSDSPLNDSTSNSTVPLIGFDPHEIDDKENVGKFLYLEGIEYFMWCTYDVHFYASFALLDLFPKIELSIQRDFARAVLREDNSRVRFLADGAWGIRKVIGAVAHDLGAHNPWHELNAYNIHDTSRWKDLNPKFVLQIYRDFAATGDMSFGKDVWPAVCTAMEYMEQFDHDGDGMIENDGFPDQTYDAWTVRGVSAYCGCLWLAALQAAAALARSLGHDDYAERCMTRFAKAKSVFEAKLWNGSYFNYDSGTSYNSRSIQADQLAGQWYTASSGLPPLFEEDRIKCTLQKIFDYNVMRVKGGRMGAVNGMHPNGKVDETCMQSREIWTGVTYSLAATMLLHGMEHQAFTTAEGIYIAGWSEEGYGYWFQTPEAWTVDGHYRSLIYMRPLAIWAMKQALSPPMWILEAPKVNTMDRAHISPGTFQFLQDRVRKMTPKNGCFGNTVFNWDC; encoded by the exons ATGCCGAGCGGGAACTTGCTTTCCCGCAGGAGGCGTTCGTGGCGTGCCAATGAGCTCGTGAGCAGGAGCACCCTGCAACTG CTGGACTTCGACGATGGCTCACCACCAGAGCATGCATGGAGGAGGAAACTAAGTAGTCATGCTAATAGATTGAAAGAGTTCAATGTTACATTCAGAGAAGCAATTAGAATG ATGAAACTTGGTCTCCGACTTTGGTCATATATTCGGGAGGAAGCTTCTCATGGAAGG CTTGACAACTTACCAATTGGCAGAAAGCACCAATTGATCCCTTCACTAGAGAGAGCAACAGACCCTCAGCCTCACAAGGAGTACCTCTTGGTGGGATGGGGTGTGTGTGATATTGGTTTACAACCAGCCTTTCTGTCTTTCTGTTTTCAAGAACATTTACTGTGTACACTCAATCCTTTCCTCTGCAGGAGTGGTAGCATTTCTAGAGGCTTTAGGGGAGAATTCAAGAATTGGCAGATAACTCCTGGTTATTGTGAAATGTCTCCTGTGATGGCCAATCAATTTTCG ATCTTTGTCACTAGGGGAGGAAACAAGAAATATGCTTCAGTTTTGGCCCCTGGCCAACTTGATGGTTTGAA GAAATCTAGCGATGATGGTATATCGTCCTGGGATTGGAAATTAAAGGGCGATCGTTCGACATACCATGCTTTGTTTCCTCGGGCATGGACTGTTTATGATG GCGAACCAGATCCAGAGCTGAAAGTATCTTGCCGTCAAATATCGCCATTTATTCCACACAACTACGAAGAGAGCAGTCTTCCTACCTCTATTTTTGTATACACT CTAGTGAATACCGGAAAGGAAAGGGCAAAAGTTAGCCTATTGATGACTTGGGCG AATTCCATTGGAGGACTTTCACATCATACTGGTGGCCATGTAAATGAGCCATTCAT AGGAGAAAATGGAGTTTCTGGCGTTCTTCTACATCACAA GACAGCCAATAATAATCCTCCTGTAACATTTGCAATTGCGGCATGTGAAAACCAAAATGTAAATGTCACAGTATTGCCTGTTTTTGGGCTTTCTGGAGAAAGTTCTGTTACTGCCAGGGGAATGTGGGGCACAATGATCCAG GATGGTTCCTTTGACCGAGATAATTTCAATGCTGGTGCCAGCATGCCTTCTTCACTGGGTGATACAGTTTGTGCAGCAGTTTCTGCTTCCACCTGGGTTGAACCACATGGAAGATGTACAATTGTATTTGCGTTGGCTTGGTCTGCTCCTAAGGTTAAGTTTAAAAAGGGAAGTACATACTACAG GAGATATACAAAGTTCTATGGAACTTCGCCAAGATCAGCTGTAAATTTGGTACAAGATGCTTTGATGA AGTATAAACATTGGGAAGAGGAGATCGATAAGTGGCAGACCCCAATTCTCCGTGATGAGAGGCTTCCAGAGTG GTACAAGATTACTCTCTTTAATGAACTGTACTTCCTAGTTGCTGGAGGAACCATTTGGATTG ATAGCGAATCCTTGGTGGTTGATGCTGATACCAAGTCGAATTCAAGTCCCCTTGAGGATAGTGATTCGCCACTTAATGACAGCACGAGCAATTCTACAGTTCCCCTAATCGGTTTTGACCCACATGAGATTGATGACAAAGAAAACGTTGGGAAGTTTTTGTACCTGGAAGGAATAGAGTACTTCATGTGGTGCACTTATGATGTACACTTCTATGCCTCTTTTGCTCTTTTGGATCTGTTTCCTAAGATTGAATTAAGCATTCAACGTGATTTTGCTAGAGCTGTTCTGCGGGAAGATAACAGTAGAGTCAGATTTCTTGCTGATGGTGCCTGGGGTATTCGTAAAGTAATTGGTGCTGTCGCCCATGACCTTGGAGCACATAATCCGTGGCATGAATTGAATGCTTACAACATCCACGACACAAGTAGATGGAAAGATCTTAATCCCAAGTTTGTGCTTCAGATTTACAGGGATTTTGCTGCAACAGGTGATATGTCATTTGGCAAGGATGTCTGGCCAGCAGTTTGTACTGCTATGGAATATATGGAACAATTTGATCATGATGGTGATGGTATGATTGAAAATGATGGATTTCCCGATCAAACTTATGATGCTTGGACTGTTCGGGGAGTAAGTGCATATTGTGGTTGCCTTTGGCTTGCTGCCCTTCAAGCTGCAGCGGCACTGGCCCGCAGCCTTGGACATGATGACTATGCTGAGAGGTGTATGACAAGATTTGCAAAAGCTAAATCCGTATTTGAAGCCAAGTTATGGAATGGTTCATACTTCAATTATGACAGTGGAACAAGTTACAATAGCCGTTCCATCCAGGCAGATCAGCTGGCTGGACAATGGTATACTGCTTCGTCAGGGTTGCCTCCTCTATTTGAAGAGGATAGGATAAAATGCACGCTTCAGAAAATATTTGACTATAATGTGATGAGGGTGAAAGGAGGACGTATGGGAGCTGTGAACGGTATGCATCCGAATGGGAAGGTAGATGAAACCTGTATGCAGTCAAGGGAAATATGGACAGGAGTGACATATAGTTTAGCTGCAACGATGCTGCTCCATGGAATGGAGCATCAGGCCTTTACTACTGCAGAAGGCATTTATATTGCAGGATGGTCTGAAGAGGGCTATGG GTACTGGTTCCAAACTCCAGAAGCATGGACGGTTGATGGCCACTACAGATCACTGATATATATGCGCCCCCTTGCAATCTGGGCAATGAAGCAGGCCTTGTCCCCTCCAATGTGGATACTCGAGGCGCCGAAGGTAAATACAATGGACAGGGCTCACATTTCTCCGGGCACATTCCAGTTCCTCCAGGATAGGGTCAGGAAGATGACGCCCAAGAATGGTTGTTTTGGAAACACTGTATTTAACTGGGATTGTTGA
- the LOC120659908 gene encoding non-lysosomal glucosylceramidase-like isoform X6, with the protein MEGSGSISRGFRGEFKNWQITPGYCEMSPVMANQFSIFVTRGGNKKYASVLAPGQLDGLKKSSDDGISSWDWKLKGDRSTYHALFPRAWTVYDGEPDPELKVSCRQISPFIPHNYEESSLPTSIFVYTLVNTGKERAKVSLLMTWANSIGGLSHHTGGHVNEPFIGENGVSGVLLHHKTANNNPPVTFAIAACENQNVNVTVLPVFGLSGESSVTARGMWGTMIQDGSFDRDNFNAGASMPSSLGDTVCAAVSASTWVEPHGRCTIVFALAWSAPKVKFKKGSTYYRRYTKFYGTSPRSAVNLVQDALMKYKHWEEEIDKWQTPILRDERLPEWYKITLFNELYFLVAGGTIWIDSESLVVDADTKSNSSPLEDSDSPLNDSTSNSTVPLIGFDPHEIDDKENVGKFLYLEGIEYFMWCTYDVHFYASFALLDLFPKIELSIQRDFARAVLREDNSRVRFLADGAWGIRKVIGAVAHDLGAHNPWHELNAYNIHDTSRWKDLNPKFVLQIYRDFAATGDMSFGKDVWPAVCTAMEYMEQFDHDGDGMIENDGFPDQTYDAWTVRGVSAYCGCLWLAALQAAAALARSLGHDDYAERCMTRFAKAKSVFEAKLWNGSYFNYDSGTSYNSRSIQADQLAGQWYTASSGLPPLFEEDRIKCTLQKIFDYNVMRVKGGRMGAVNGMHPNGKVDETCMQSREIWTGVTYSLAATMLLHGMEHQAFTTAEGIYIAGWSEEGYGYWFQTPEAWTVDGHYRSLIYMRPLAIWAMKQALSPPMWILEAPKVNTMDRAHISPGTFQFLQDRVRKMTPKNGCFGNTVFNWDC; encoded by the exons ATGGAAGG GAGTGGTAGCATTTCTAGAGGCTTTAGGGGAGAATTCAAGAATTGGCAGATAACTCCTGGTTATTGTGAAATGTCTCCTGTGATGGCCAATCAATTTTCG ATCTTTGTCACTAGGGGAGGAAACAAGAAATATGCTTCAGTTTTGGCCCCTGGCCAACTTGATGGTTTGAA GAAATCTAGCGATGATGGTATATCGTCCTGGGATTGGAAATTAAAGGGCGATCGTTCGACATACCATGCTTTGTTTCCTCGGGCATGGACTGTTTATGATG GCGAACCAGATCCAGAGCTGAAAGTATCTTGCCGTCAAATATCGCCATTTATTCCACACAACTACGAAGAGAGCAGTCTTCCTACCTCTATTTTTGTATACACT CTAGTGAATACCGGAAAGGAAAGGGCAAAAGTTAGCCTATTGATGACTTGGGCG AATTCCATTGGAGGACTTTCACATCATACTGGTGGCCATGTAAATGAGCCATTCAT AGGAGAAAATGGAGTTTCTGGCGTTCTTCTACATCACAA GACAGCCAATAATAATCCTCCTGTAACATTTGCAATTGCGGCATGTGAAAACCAAAATGTAAATGTCACAGTATTGCCTGTTTTTGGGCTTTCTGGAGAAAGTTCTGTTACTGCCAGGGGAATGTGGGGCACAATGATCCAG GATGGTTCCTTTGACCGAGATAATTTCAATGCTGGTGCCAGCATGCCTTCTTCACTGGGTGATACAGTTTGTGCAGCAGTTTCTGCTTCCACCTGGGTTGAACCACATGGAAGATGTACAATTGTATTTGCGTTGGCTTGGTCTGCTCCTAAGGTTAAGTTTAAAAAGGGAAGTACATACTACAG GAGATATACAAAGTTCTATGGAACTTCGCCAAGATCAGCTGTAAATTTGGTACAAGATGCTTTGATGA AGTATAAACATTGGGAAGAGGAGATCGATAAGTGGCAGACCCCAATTCTCCGTGATGAGAGGCTTCCAGAGTG GTACAAGATTACTCTCTTTAATGAACTGTACTTCCTAGTTGCTGGAGGAACCATTTGGATTG ATAGCGAATCCTTGGTGGTTGATGCTGATACCAAGTCGAATTCAAGTCCCCTTGAGGATAGTGATTCGCCACTTAATGACAGCACGAGCAATTCTACAGTTCCCCTAATCGGTTTTGACCCACATGAGATTGATGACAAAGAAAACGTTGGGAAGTTTTTGTACCTGGAAGGAATAGAGTACTTCATGTGGTGCACTTATGATGTACACTTCTATGCCTCTTTTGCTCTTTTGGATCTGTTTCCTAAGATTGAATTAAGCATTCAACGTGATTTTGCTAGAGCTGTTCTGCGGGAAGATAACAGTAGAGTCAGATTTCTTGCTGATGGTGCCTGGGGTATTCGTAAAGTAATTGGTGCTGTCGCCCATGACCTTGGAGCACATAATCCGTGGCATGAATTGAATGCTTACAACATCCACGACACAAGTAGATGGAAAGATCTTAATCCCAAGTTTGTGCTTCAGATTTACAGGGATTTTGCTGCAACAGGTGATATGTCATTTGGCAAGGATGTCTGGCCAGCAGTTTGTACTGCTATGGAATATATGGAACAATTTGATCATGATGGTGATGGTATGATTGAAAATGATGGATTTCCCGATCAAACTTATGATGCTTGGACTGTTCGGGGAGTAAGTGCATATTGTGGTTGCCTTTGGCTTGCTGCCCTTCAAGCTGCAGCGGCACTGGCCCGCAGCCTTGGACATGATGACTATGCTGAGAGGTGTATGACAAGATTTGCAAAAGCTAAATCCGTATTTGAAGCCAAGTTATGGAATGGTTCATACTTCAATTATGACAGTGGAACAAGTTACAATAGCCGTTCCATCCAGGCAGATCAGCTGGCTGGACAATGGTATACTGCTTCGTCAGGGTTGCCTCCTCTATTTGAAGAGGATAGGATAAAATGCACGCTTCAGAAAATATTTGACTATAATGTGATGAGGGTGAAAGGAGGACGTATGGGAGCTGTGAACGGTATGCATCCGAATGGGAAGGTAGATGAAACCTGTATGCAGTCAAGGGAAATATGGACAGGAGTGACATATAGTTTAGCTGCAACGATGCTGCTCCATGGAATGGAGCATCAGGCCTTTACTACTGCAGAAGGCATTTATATTGCAGGATGGTCTGAAGAGGGCTATGG GTACTGGTTCCAAACTCCAGAAGCATGGACGGTTGATGGCCACTACAGATCACTGATATATATGCGCCCCCTTGCAATCTGGGCAATGAAGCAGGCCTTGTCCCCTCCAATGTGGATACTCGAGGCGCCGAAGGTAAATACAATGGACAGGGCTCACATTTCTCCGGGCACATTCCAGTTCCTCCAGGATAGGGTCAGGAAGATGACGCCCAAGAATGGTTGTTTTGGAAACACTGTATTTAACTGGGATTGTTGA
- the LOC120659908 gene encoding non-lysosomal glucosylceramidase-like isoform X5 has translation MKLGLRLWSYIREEASHGRKAPIDPFTRESNRPSASQGVPLGGMGSGSISRGFRGEFKNWQITPGYCEMSPVMANQFSIFVTRGGNKKYASVLAPGQLDGLKKSSDDGISSWDWKLKGDRSTYHALFPRAWTVYDGEPDPELKVSCRQISPFIPHNYEESSLPTSIFVYTLVNTGKERAKVSLLMTWANSIGGLSHHTGGHVNEPFIGENGVSGVLLHHKTANNNPPVTFAIAACENQNVNVTVLPVFGLSGESSVTARGMWGTMIQDGSFDRDNFNAGASMPSSLGDTVCAAVSASTWVEPHGRCTIVFALAWSAPKVKFKKGSTYYRRYTKFYGTSPRSAVNLVQDALMKYKHWEEEIDKWQTPILRDERLPEWYKITLFNELYFLVAGGTIWIDSESLVVDADTKSNSSPLEDSDSPLNDSTSNSTVPLIGFDPHEIDDKENVGKFLYLEGIEYFMWCTYDVHFYASFALLDLFPKIELSIQRDFARAVLREDNSRVRFLADGAWGIRKVIGAVAHDLGAHNPWHELNAYNIHDTSRWKDLNPKFVLQIYRDFAATGDMSFGKDVWPAVCTAMEYMEQFDHDGDGMIENDGFPDQTYDAWTVRGVSAYCGCLWLAALQAAAALARSLGHDDYAERCMTRFAKAKSVFEAKLWNGSYFNYDSGTSYNSRSIQADQLAGQWYTASSGLPPLFEEDRIKCTLQKIFDYNVMRVKGGRMGAVNGMHPNGKVDETCMQSREIWTGVTYSLAATMLLHGMEHQAFTTAEGIYIAGWSEEGYGYWFQTPEAWTVDGHYRSLIYMRPLAIWAMKQALSPPMWILEAPKVNTMDRAHISPGTFQFLQDRVRKMTPKNGCFGNTVFNWDC, from the exons ATGAAACTTGGTCTCCGACTTTGGTCATATATTCGGGAGGAAGCTTCTCATGGAAGG AAAGCACCAATTGATCCCTTCACTAGAGAGAGCAACAGACCCTCAGCCTCACAAGGAGTACCTCTTGGTGGGATGGG GAGTGGTAGCATTTCTAGAGGCTTTAGGGGAGAATTCAAGAATTGGCAGATAACTCCTGGTTATTGTGAAATGTCTCCTGTGATGGCCAATCAATTTTCG ATCTTTGTCACTAGGGGAGGAAACAAGAAATATGCTTCAGTTTTGGCCCCTGGCCAACTTGATGGTTTGAA GAAATCTAGCGATGATGGTATATCGTCCTGGGATTGGAAATTAAAGGGCGATCGTTCGACATACCATGCTTTGTTTCCTCGGGCATGGACTGTTTATGATG GCGAACCAGATCCAGAGCTGAAAGTATCTTGCCGTCAAATATCGCCATTTATTCCACACAACTACGAAGAGAGCAGTCTTCCTACCTCTATTTTTGTATACACT CTAGTGAATACCGGAAAGGAAAGGGCAAAAGTTAGCCTATTGATGACTTGGGCG AATTCCATTGGAGGACTTTCACATCATACTGGTGGCCATGTAAATGAGCCATTCAT AGGAGAAAATGGAGTTTCTGGCGTTCTTCTACATCACAA GACAGCCAATAATAATCCTCCTGTAACATTTGCAATTGCGGCATGTGAAAACCAAAATGTAAATGTCACAGTATTGCCTGTTTTTGGGCTTTCTGGAGAAAGTTCTGTTACTGCCAGGGGAATGTGGGGCACAATGATCCAG GATGGTTCCTTTGACCGAGATAATTTCAATGCTGGTGCCAGCATGCCTTCTTCACTGGGTGATACAGTTTGTGCAGCAGTTTCTGCTTCCACCTGGGTTGAACCACATGGAAGATGTACAATTGTATTTGCGTTGGCTTGGTCTGCTCCTAAGGTTAAGTTTAAAAAGGGAAGTACATACTACAG GAGATATACAAAGTTCTATGGAACTTCGCCAAGATCAGCTGTAAATTTGGTACAAGATGCTTTGATGA AGTATAAACATTGGGAAGAGGAGATCGATAAGTGGCAGACCCCAATTCTCCGTGATGAGAGGCTTCCAGAGTG GTACAAGATTACTCTCTTTAATGAACTGTACTTCCTAGTTGCTGGAGGAACCATTTGGATTG ATAGCGAATCCTTGGTGGTTGATGCTGATACCAAGTCGAATTCAAGTCCCCTTGAGGATAGTGATTCGCCACTTAATGACAGCACGAGCAATTCTACAGTTCCCCTAATCGGTTTTGACCCACATGAGATTGATGACAAAGAAAACGTTGGGAAGTTTTTGTACCTGGAAGGAATAGAGTACTTCATGTGGTGCACTTATGATGTACACTTCTATGCCTCTTTTGCTCTTTTGGATCTGTTTCCTAAGATTGAATTAAGCATTCAACGTGATTTTGCTAGAGCTGTTCTGCGGGAAGATAACAGTAGAGTCAGATTTCTTGCTGATGGTGCCTGGGGTATTCGTAAAGTAATTGGTGCTGTCGCCCATGACCTTGGAGCACATAATCCGTGGCATGAATTGAATGCTTACAACATCCACGACACAAGTAGATGGAAAGATCTTAATCCCAAGTTTGTGCTTCAGATTTACAGGGATTTTGCTGCAACAGGTGATATGTCATTTGGCAAGGATGTCTGGCCAGCAGTTTGTACTGCTATGGAATATATGGAACAATTTGATCATGATGGTGATGGTATGATTGAAAATGATGGATTTCCCGATCAAACTTATGATGCTTGGACTGTTCGGGGAGTAAGTGCATATTGTGGTTGCCTTTGGCTTGCTGCCCTTCAAGCTGCAGCGGCACTGGCCCGCAGCCTTGGACATGATGACTATGCTGAGAGGTGTATGACAAGATTTGCAAAAGCTAAATCCGTATTTGAAGCCAAGTTATGGAATGGTTCATACTTCAATTATGACAGTGGAACAAGTTACAATAGCCGTTCCATCCAGGCAGATCAGCTGGCTGGACAATGGTATACTGCTTCGTCAGGGTTGCCTCCTCTATTTGAAGAGGATAGGATAAAATGCACGCTTCAGAAAATATTTGACTATAATGTGATGAGGGTGAAAGGAGGACGTATGGGAGCTGTGAACGGTATGCATCCGAATGGGAAGGTAGATGAAACCTGTATGCAGTCAAGGGAAATATGGACAGGAGTGACATATAGTTTAGCTGCAACGATGCTGCTCCATGGAATGGAGCATCAGGCCTTTACTACTGCAGAAGGCATTTATATTGCAGGATGGTCTGAAGAGGGCTATGG GTACTGGTTCCAAACTCCAGAAGCATGGACGGTTGATGGCCACTACAGATCACTGATATATATGCGCCCCCTTGCAATCTGGGCAATGAAGCAGGCCTTGTCCCCTCCAATGTGGATACTCGAGGCGCCGAAGGTAAATACAATGGACAGGGCTCACATTTCTCCGGGCACATTCCAGTTCCTCCAGGATAGGGTCAGGAAGATGACGCCCAAGAATGGTTGTTTTGGAAACACTGTATTTAACTGGGATTGTTGA